One Streptomyces sp. R28 DNA window includes the following coding sequences:
- a CDS encoding FkbO/Hyg5 family chorismatase gives MTQVNPAVGLGLPSSTFMNPADVTDAVLGGNVLGVVNYTTEPTEPGIENGALTIDLHMAHTADEAFAEVWTTDRPVETGVVREVAYAHDGEYLIVVGRIPQAGRYTEATRAAYCTALELMDGLGYKNCFRMWNFVADINGDNADGLEVYRDFCRGRAEAFELFHFGDQEVPSATGIGALGGGISFYFLVSRSAAPTSVENSKQVSAYHYPQQYGPRPPKFARATYLAETHTDRSGGQIYVSGTASIRGHETLHEGDLVRQVELSLDNIAHLISRDNLAAHEIERRTGLSDLDNIKVYVRHREDIPVVQRMCSEYFSPAARTAYLNVDVCRSGLLVEIEGIVP, from the coding sequence ATGACGCAGGTGAATCCGGCGGTCGGCCTCGGCCTTCCTTCCTCCACTTTCATGAATCCGGCCGATGTCACCGACGCGGTGCTCGGCGGGAACGTCCTCGGAGTCGTCAACTACACGACCGAGCCGACCGAGCCGGGCATCGAGAACGGCGCGCTGACGATCGACCTGCACATGGCGCACACGGCGGACGAGGCGTTCGCCGAGGTGTGGACCACCGACCGGCCGGTGGAGACCGGAGTGGTGCGGGAGGTCGCCTACGCGCACGACGGCGAGTATCTGATCGTGGTCGGCCGCATCCCCCAGGCCGGTCGCTATACGGAAGCCACCCGTGCCGCGTACTGCACCGCGCTGGAGCTGATGGACGGCCTCGGCTACAAGAACTGCTTCCGGATGTGGAACTTCGTGGCCGACATCAATGGGGACAACGCCGACGGCCTGGAGGTCTACCGCGACTTCTGCCGGGGGCGCGCGGAGGCGTTCGAGCTGTTCCACTTCGGGGACCAGGAGGTGCCCTCCGCCACCGGCATCGGCGCGCTGGGCGGCGGGATCTCCTTCTACTTCCTGGTCAGCCGGTCGGCCGCGCCGACCTCGGTGGAGAACTCCAAGCAGGTGTCCGCCTACCACTACCCGCAGCAGTACGGCCCGCGCCCGCCGAAGTTCGCGCGCGCCACCTACCTCGCCGAGACGCACACCGACCGCAGCGGCGGGCAGATCTACGTGTCGGGCACCGCGAGCATACGAGGGCACGAGACGCTGCACGAGGGCGATCTGGTGAGGCAGGTGGAACTCTCGCTGGACAACATCGCCCACCTCATTTCCCGGGACAATCTCGCCGCCCATGAGATCGAGCGGCGCACCGGACTGAGCGACCTCGACAACATCAAGGTGTACGTGCGCCACCGCGAGGACATTCCCGTCGTACAACGAATGTGCTCGGAGTATTTCTCACCCGCCGCGAGGACCGCCTATTTGAACGTCGACGTCTGCCGTTCCGGTCTCCTGGTGGAGATCGAGGGAATCGTCCCCTGA
- a CDS encoding AMP-binding protein produces the protein MFRTELIRPLSDLLRDHAERIPGKVAFQDHRRTVTYAELERRTRRLGGHLADLGLQPGDRALIHLGNGVEIVESYLAVTRAGGVAVPFNPHCADAELAYAADDSGARVVITDPAHLEQVRTLLPGRPYLRVVVTGDAPEPRPGSGALVSYDDLVGRDPAQPARDDQGLDEAAFMLYTSGTTGKPKGVLSTQRSCLWSVAACYAPVVGLSEDDTVLWPLPLHHSLAHVLCVIGVTATGATARLLDGFSADEVLHALDEDTYTFMAGVPTMYHHLLEAARSRPAPPGATTLTRCLTAGSNCPTPLRAEFETVFGIPLLDGYGSTETCGLITVNWPHGTRIPGSCGLPVPGVTVRLVDPDTAEDVAQGAEGEVWVRGPNLMLGYHNQPEATAQAMPGGWYRTGDLARRDAFGYLTITGRVKELIIRGSENIHPGEVEQVLLKVPGVFDAAVVGTPHDVLGEVPIAFVVPAKDGFDPEQLYDACRAQLSGFKVPEAVYEIDHIPRTSSGKITRHVLRERPARLRAASGGQHEALLRMDWAPLPSLRTAGLQAAARWAVVGPDRFGLTAALTATGLQVTPHTDAAALHTALADGEPAPDVAVLCLPDDLDPGGRLARAAHTATDEVRDILQTWAGDDRLAPCRLVVLTRNAVAVGEEGVRDLLHAPVWGLLRSLQVAHPHRFTLVDIDADDTAPGVLPSAVATDEPQLAVRSASVLAPRLKRVSATINSGIAQGVDLQRTVVVTGAAGPLGAALARHLVAAYGARHLLLIGPRGRGDDTTARLEGELTALGARVAVAACA, from the coding sequence ATGTTTCGCACCGAACTGATCCGGCCCCTGTCCGACCTGCTCCGCGATCACGCCGAGCGCATCCCCGGCAAGGTCGCCTTCCAGGACCACCGGCGGACCGTGACGTACGCGGAGTTGGAGCGGCGCACCCGGCGCCTCGGCGGACATCTGGCCGACCTGGGCCTGCAACCCGGCGACCGCGCGCTGATCCACCTCGGCAACGGCGTCGAGATCGTCGAGAGCTACCTCGCCGTCACCCGTGCCGGCGGCGTCGCCGTGCCGTTCAACCCGCACTGCGCCGACGCCGAACTCGCCTACGCCGCCGACGACAGCGGCGCCCGCGTGGTCATCACCGACCCTGCCCACCTGGAGCAGGTACGCACCCTGCTGCCCGGCCGCCCCTACCTCAGGGTCGTCGTCACGGGCGACGCCCCCGAACCCCGCCCAGGCAGCGGCGCGTTGGTGTCGTACGACGACCTCGTCGGCCGCGACCCGGCGCAGCCCGCCCGCGACGACCAGGGCCTGGACGAGGCCGCGTTCATGCTCTACACCTCCGGCACCACCGGCAAGCCCAAGGGCGTGCTGTCGACCCAGCGCTCCTGCCTGTGGTCGGTCGCCGCCTGCTACGCACCCGTCGTCGGCCTCTCGGAGGACGACACGGTGCTGTGGCCGCTGCCGCTGCACCACTCTCTGGCCCACGTGCTGTGCGTGATCGGCGTGACCGCGACCGGCGCCACCGCACGCCTCCTCGACGGCTTCTCCGCCGACGAGGTGCTGCACGCCCTCGACGAGGACACGTACACCTTCATGGCCGGCGTCCCGACCATGTACCACCACCTCCTGGAGGCGGCCCGCTCACGCCCCGCGCCCCCCGGCGCGACCACCCTCACCCGCTGCCTCACCGCCGGCTCCAACTGCCCCACCCCGCTGCGCGCCGAGTTCGAGACGGTCTTCGGCATCCCCCTCCTCGACGGCTACGGCAGCACCGAGACCTGCGGCCTCATCACCGTCAACTGGCCGCACGGCACCCGCATCCCCGGCTCCTGCGGACTGCCCGTGCCCGGGGTGACGGTGCGTCTGGTCGACCCCGACACGGCCGAGGACGTCGCGCAGGGCGCCGAGGGCGAGGTCTGGGTGCGCGGCCCCAACCTCATGCTCGGCTACCACAACCAGCCCGAGGCCACCGCACAGGCGATGCCGGGCGGCTGGTACCGCACCGGCGACCTCGCGCGCCGCGACGCGTTCGGCTACCTCACCATCACCGGCCGGGTGAAGGAACTCATCATCCGCGGCAGCGAGAACATCCACCCCGGCGAGGTGGAGCAGGTCCTGCTGAAGGTGCCCGGCGTCTTCGACGCCGCCGTCGTCGGCACCCCGCACGACGTGCTCGGCGAGGTGCCCATCGCCTTCGTCGTCCCCGCCAAGGACGGCTTCGACCCGGAACAGCTCTACGACGCCTGCCGCGCCCAACTGTCCGGCTTCAAGGTGCCCGAGGCCGTCTACGAGATCGACCACATCCCGCGCACCAGCTCCGGCAAGATCACCCGGCACGTCCTGCGCGAGCGCCCCGCACGGCTGCGCGCGGCGAGCGGCGGCCAGCACGAGGCACTGCTGCGCATGGACTGGGCGCCACTGCCCTCGCTACGCACCGCCGGACTCCAGGCCGCCGCACGCTGGGCCGTCGTGGGACCGGACCGCTTCGGCCTCACCGCCGCCCTCACCGCCACCGGACTCCAGGTCACCCCGCACACCGATGCCGCCGCCCTGCACACCGCCCTGGCGGACGGCGAGCCCGCGCCGGACGTGGCCGTGCTGTGCCTCCCCGACGACCTGGACCCCGGCGGCCGACTCGCCCGTGCCGCGCACACGGCCACCGACGAGGTGCGCGACATCCTCCAGACCTGGGCCGGCGACGACCGCCTCGCCCCCTGCCGCCTGGTCGTGCTCACCCGCAACGCGGTCGCCGTCGGCGAGGAAGGCGTGCGCGACCTCCTGCACGCCCCGGTGTGGGGGCTGCTCCGCTCACTGCAGGTGGCCCACCCGCACCGGTTCACCCTCGTCGACATCGACGCCGACGACACCGCGCCCGGCGTGCTGCCGTCCGCCGTCGCCACCGACGAGCCGCAGCTCGCGGTGCGTTCCGCAAGCGTGCTGGCACCGCGTCTGAAGCGGGTGTCCGCCACCATCAACTCCGGCATCGCGCAAGGAGTCGACCTCCAGCGCACCGTCGTCGTCACCGGCGCGGCCGGCCCACTGGGCGCCGCCCTGGCCCGGCACCTCGTCGCCGCCTACGGCGCCCGGCACCTGCTGCTGATCGGCCCCCGCGGCCGGGGCGACGACACCACCGCCCGGCTGGAGGGCGAACTCACCGCACTCGGCGCCCGGGTGGCCGTCGCCGCCTGCGCGTGA